The Elusimicrobiota bacterium genomic sequence ACCGTATGGTATTGCTTACCGCAGTACTGGAGAAGCGGTTGGGGTTGAACCTCGAACATGAGGATGTGTTTATCAACGTAGTTGGCGGGGTGAAAGTTAAGGAACCGGCTGCGGATCTTGGTGCGGCTGTAGCGATAGCGTCGGCATTGTTAAACTTTGTATGCCCGAATGACGTGGTTGCAATTGGTGAAGTTGGGCTTGGGGGTGAAATCCGGTCAGTAACACAGGTGGAAGACCGTGTAAGAGAAGTTGAGAAGTTAGGGTTTAAGAAATGTATTATCCCTAAGTCTAGTGCGGAATATATTAAAAAAAAGGTTAATATAGAAGTTATCGGTATGGGGTATTTATACGAAGTGATTGAGTATGTTAAAACTCATGCTGTGACTAATAAAAATTAGGAAAGAAAGGAGGTGAAATTTAATTTATGTTTTATTGGATAATGCGCGGATTAATTATTATTATTGGCCCTATAGTAGGGTATTTACAAATTTCCAGGGATATTAAAGGGTTATTCATAGGACTCGGGATCGCGTTAGGCGTTGTTATTATTGAGTTCATTATCGAACGTATCCCCCTGGATACGCTGGTTGCCGGTGTGCTGGGTGGTGTGCTAGGATTAATTTTTGCGAAGATGCTGGATTATCTGGTGTATCTTTACAACCCGGCGTGGTATGAAGTTTATAAGAAATATTCATTGTTTGTTAATATCGTTTTTACTTATTTAGGTTTAATTATTGCTATACGTAAAAAAGATGAGCTTGAATTATTGGAGAAAGATATTTTCCCGAAATCCGGGAAGAAGCAGGTGAATGAACTTGTGGTATTGGATACCAGTATAATTATTGACGGCAGGGTAGTGGATATTATTACCACAAAGTTTTTAACGTGTATATTCGTTGTACCAAAGTTTGTATTACGTGAATTACAAAACCTTGCGGATCATTCGGATACTAATATCCGTACCCGTGGACGCAGAGGGTTGGATATTCTCGCAAGAGTTCAGGAAACGCCTGATGTAGTTGTGAAAATATTGGATAAG encodes the following:
- a CDS encoding PIN domain-containing protein, whose product is MFYWIMRGLIIIIGPIVGYLQISRDIKGLFIGLGIALGVVIIEFIIERIPLDTLVAGVLGGVLGLIFAKMLDYLVYLYNPAWYEVYKKYSLFVNIVFTYLGLIIAIRKKDELELLEKDIFPKSGKKQVNELVVLDTSIIIDGRVVDIITTKFLTCIFVVPKFVLRELQNLADHSDTNIRTRGRRGLDILARVQETPDVVVKILDKDYPQEKEVDAKLIMLAKDLQAKVLTTDYNLNRVATLEGVTVLNVNDLANALKPVALPGEKISIFILKDGKERDQGVAYFDDGTMIVVEDGHRMIGKKAEVVITSILQTSSGRMVFAKLANGGGYVVKGKV